TACAAAGTTTCCGACGATCTCACAACTCTCTTGGCCGAAACAAAAGCTCGCgcgcctatcatgattcgaatggTTCATGGAATAATGGAAGTTTTGAGGGAAGTAGAGAAAGGTGATCATAGAGAAATCCGATGGCTTGTAATGGGGGACGACGACTCGATATTCTTCGTGGACAACTTAGTTGATGTACTAGGTGAGTACGATCATACGAGGTATTATTACCTAGGAGGGCAGTCCGAGTTCGTCATGTCGAATTTTTGGTTCCAATTTAACCAAGCTTTTGGCGGGGCTGGGATTATTATGAGTTACCCTTTGGCCAAAGCTCTTGCAAAAGATATGGAGAGTTGCTTGAGGAGATATGCACATTTGAGTTCTGCTGATTTGATAACAATGGCTTGTGTCGGAGATATTGGGGTCAATCTTTCTCCGAATAAAGGGATTCACCAGGTATAttcattattataatatatatcataaaagaaaaaataataaaaatcgttttcaaaattaaatttgataCAAAGAAAAACTTGCAAGAGTCAAACAGGTGTAGCTAGTAAATTAGGTGTATTTATAGTGAAATAATATTCAAGCCGCCTTAAAAATATGGCATAAAAAGTCCATTAAAAGGATAAGAAAATCATCCAAATCGTTTTTGAAGTTGAATATTTGTCTTTCGAATAATCAAATTTAGTTTTATGTGACAAGTGGTTTCTTCTActcttttatttattatttattattttttggttATATGATTCGACATAATGTTAGAaatctagaaaaaaaaaaaagaaagagttGGAAGCTAAAAAAATCTTATTACACtttttatatttcattaaataattcaataaaattaatttcaaattgattaacaaattaaattgataatatgTTGAGAGACAGTAATTATATAACTTTTTATTATATTGCAGATTGATTTACGTGGTGATTTATCTGGTTTCTTATCATCTCACCCCAAATTCCCATTAATCTCCCTTCATCATTTCGACCATGTTGATCCCATATTCCCCTCCAAGGACCGCTTCGAGTCCACGCGCCACCTCATGAAGGCGGCGGACGCCGACCAATCCCGTCTCGTGCAGCAAACAATATGCTACGACAGGAACAAAGAGTGGTCATTCTCCGTTTCTTGGGGATATTCTGCACAAATATACGAGAGAATCATGACTCGAAGTTACATACAAAACCCCATCGAAACGTTCAAGCCATGGCACGGCGATCCGCGGCCGCCGCCGTTGTATATGTTCAATACGAGGTTGCCTTCCAATGATCCTTGCGAAGCTCCTCATGGTTTTTTCTTGCAGGAAGTGAACAAGAGCACGTCGGGGACTCGGACAGTGTATTCACGAGCCGCGCCTCGTGGGCTGGGGCCGTGCGGGTTGACGGGCAATCGTTCCGCGGATTATGTCTCCGAGATTCATGTCTCGTCGCCGGCCACAAAGCGGGCTCAGGTATGTCACAATCCAATTTCGATTTTTATAGTttaattgaaataattttttgctTATGTTGTCGTTATCTTCAGCGTCATCATTATTATCAtggttttaatttttaatatttcacaATCgtacaaaatttaaaaatgtggGTAAATATTCAAACTAATTTTCTAActtattatgttttgaattttcgtgttttactttgtcaaatttcaaaaaattaattcTATTTTGTCGTAATCCTCGCTTTGTGACACTTAACAATATCCAATGTCATATTAGAATTTTTCAATGTTGAATCAACAATTTTCAGCACCATAATAATTAATAGGACTCctacaaaataataattttacttAAGACCCAATTTTGATTACTTGGATGATgaaaatcaatatatataatacCTTAAAACAACGAATTCCGACTATTTGACCTAAAACttttagacaaaaacttgtgtgagacggtctcacgggtcgtattttgtgagacgggtctcttatttgggtcatccatgaaaaagtattactttttatgctaagagttactttttattgtgaatatcggtagggttgacccgtctcacagataaagattcgtgagaccatctcacaagagacctactcaaacttttaaaatattgataaGTTCGTGTATATTGGTTAACCaaaaattaattatcacaattcACAAGTTTAATATTTTAGGGATTCAATAAATCCAAATTTagtccatttttttaaaaaattttcctAATCTAGTATttcttttttaatcttttaattctatatttatctatatttttaaattcaatcatatatttatctatatttttaaatctgaggTGATGTCTACCTATTTAATATGATGAAATTGTATATCTAATAGGTAGACAGACGTCTCGGCGTTCACATAGATAGATGCCCATAATGCATCTTCATAAGATCAATTCTATAATTTGATAACAAATTTATGTATTTTGTTTGATGTCTCAGATGGATCGATGTGAATGCTGCGACATCATTCGTGTACAAGGTAGCAAGGCTGAACTCAAATTTAGGGAATGCATGATTGACGAAGTTATTGCGTGATGGATCAAAACTATTAGCAATTAtgtattcaattcagagttTTAAGACTTTAGAGATTTTTAACATGATAGCTTTTtgtgaagtttttttttttaagaatattaCATAATTGTAAAAAGAATTCTATGGATTCTTGTCCACTTTTCGCGAGATTGttactaacattttattttttttatcgaatTCTATGGATTTTATAACTTGAATGATGTTGAAGATGATGATGGTCAATCTATTAActaatataaaaattttgaacATTATAATATATCGACCAAATTGATATCATATATAACTAACATAGTATGTTTAGCTTAAATTTTAGTAAAcacaatattaatttttttgaaataaaatcatcaaaaaagTATTTTCTATGCATCCAACAAGCAAACATACCACCAGTTTCAAGAAATTCGTTAACATTGTTTGATTGAGaacaaaatgaatttttttaaagaactaaccaaattatataatatttaacacaGATGAACATGATGTATTCATTGTaaaaatttaatgattttttaaaaataatgta
The Primulina tabacum isolate GXHZ01 chromosome 9, ASM2559414v2, whole genome shotgun sequence DNA segment above includes these coding regions:
- the LOC142556554 gene encoding uncharacterized protein LOC142556554 isoform X2 gives rise to the protein MISPFSSEKFAVNNLCKALLIFGLALYFISISVSKQNPSCSSSDFLSYFKKKPVNQKPFSPPPVSNSSSQEQFNKLPTGLNHIVFGLLGSENAWHWRKPYIESWWRPNITRGFLFLDKSPTGELLPWSKASPPYKVSDDLTTLLAETKARAPIMIRMVHGIMEVLREVEKGDHREIRWLVMGDDDSIFFVDNLVDVLGEYDHTRYYYLGGQSEFVMSNFWFQFNQAFGGAGIIMSYPLAKALAKDMESCLRRYAHLSSADLITMACVGDIGVNLSPNKGIHQEVNKSTSGTRTVYSRAAPRGLGPCGLTGNRSADYVSEIHVSSPATKRAQMDRCECCDIIRVQGSKAELKFRECMIDEVIA
- the LOC142556554 gene encoding uncharacterized protein LOC142556554 isoform X1, producing the protein MISPFSSEKFAVNNLCKALLIFGLALYFISISVSKQNPSCSSSDFLSYFKKKPVNQKPFSPPPVSNSSSQEQFNKLPTGLNHIVFGLLGSENAWHWRKPYIESWWRPNITRGFLFLDKSPTGELLPWSKASPPYKVSDDLTTLLAETKARAPIMIRMVHGIMEVLREVEKGDHREIRWLVMGDDDSIFFVDNLVDVLGEYDHTRYYYLGGQSEFVMSNFWFQFNQAFGGAGIIMSYPLAKALAKDMESCLRRYAHLSSADLITMACVGDIGVNLSPNKGIHQIDLRGDLSGFLSSHPKFPLISLHHFDHVDPIFPSKDRFESTRHLMKAADADQSRLVQQTICYDRNKEWSFSVSWGYSAQIYERIMTRSYIQNPIETFKPWHGDPRPPPLYMFNTRLPSNDPCEAPHGFFLQEVNKSTSGTRTVYSRAAPRGLGPCGLTGNRSADYVSEIHVSSPATKRAQMDRCECCDIIRVQGSKAELKFRECMIDEVIA